The Triticum urartu cultivar G1812 chromosome 5, Tu2.1, whole genome shotgun sequence genome contains the following window.
TCAAGTTCTGTATGCCAGCCGCATTAACCAAAAAAAATATTTCCTTTTTCTTTACtggatttttattttattttattgtaACACTTGTGACAAAATAACTTTTCATGCCACCACCGGAGCTTGCAGCAGGAAGTTTTGTCTCAGAGATGTTGCCTATTACAGAGTAAATGCTTTCGTAGCGTCAGAGCACAGTTCCAGTAGCAGCTTTCAGAAAAATGCAGCTATGACCTATGAGCATCCTCACGAGAAAACCACGCTGCAATTCAGTTTCAGAGTTTCATATTACAATCTAGAGATGCAAAAATGCAAATGGTAGATAAATCCCGATCACAAATTTGCCAAGTTAGCTTCGGAGAACCGAATGAAAAGAATTTCACAAACTCAAACGGTAGCAAATCAGAAGTTGTGACCGGACTGACGATATTGAACAGAGAAACAAATCCAGGTAGCATTTTCTCATAACAAGCATTTTAAATTAAACCACAAGCACGAGCATTCGCAGAGCGGCGACCTGATAGACACACTGAAGCCAAGCTAGCCATCCCCTAACCGCCGAAGCCGTACAGGGTGCGGCCCTGGCGCTTGAGCGCGTACACGACGTCCATGGCCGTGACGGTCTTGCGGCGCGCGTGCTCGGTGTAGGTGACGGCGTCGCGGATGACGTTCTCGAGGAAGATCTTGAGCACGCCACGGGTCTCCTCATAGATGAGCCCGGAGATGCGCTTCACGCCGCCCCTCCGCGCCAGCCGCCGGATCGCCGGCTTGGTGATCCCCTGGATGTTGTCCCGCAGCACCTTCCGGTGGCGCTTCGCCCCACCCTTGCCCAGCCCCTTGCCGCCCTTGCCGCGCCCGGACATCTTCTCCCTCTCGGCTCTGCTGTGCGCGTCtcgcgaggaggaggacgaaggaATTGGGGATTTTTCTCTGGGAGGGATGCAGCCGAATTGGTTTGGATTGGTGGGAGGCTGCTGGAGGGGATTATATATAGCGTTTGCTGGCTGCTGGGAGGGAGGGGGGATGGTGCGCGAGCCGTCGGATTCGGGACTGATCCGCGTGAAGTGTGCGGGCGATGGCTTCAGCCGTTGGATGGGAAGAGGTTGGCTGCTATTGGTTGACCGGAGGAAGCGCGGATCGGCGGGGTGCGGTTTGGAGCGCGCGGTAGCAGAAAATAGCGCGGGAATTTTTCCGCCGTTGCATTTCAGCGAGCAGGGAAGGGGCATAGTAGCGGATATATCTTCCTTTCTTATTATTAGTGCAACTCCAATTGGACGACCCATTTCGTTCGCGGTCGTCCATTTGGATCGGCGCGG
Protein-coding sequences here:
- the LOC125556106 gene encoding histone H4 is translated as MSGRGKGGKGLGKGGAKRHRKVLRDNIQGITKPAIRRLARRGGVKRISGLIYEETRGVLKIFLENVIRDAVTYTEHARRKTVTAMDVVYALKRQGRTLYGFGG